The stretch of DNA TACCCGCGCTTCAAACGCTGGTGCGACGAGTATTTCTACCTCCGCCATCGAGCCGAGCCGCGCGGGATCGGCGGCCTGTTCTTCGATGACCTCAACGCCTGGGGCTTCGAGCAGTGCTTCGCCTTCGTCCGCAGCGTCGGCGATCATTACCTGGCTGCTTATCTACCCATCGTCGAGCGCCGCGAGGACCATCCCTATGGCGAACGCGAACGCGACTTCCAGCTCTATCGGCGCGGCCGCTATGTCGAATTCAATCTTGTCTACACGCTGTGCCGCGGCAGCTCGTTATCGAAGGCGAAGTCCGCGCCGGCGTGGCCGATCGCGTGCATACCTACCTGGTAATAGATCCAGTTAAACGGCACGGGCCTCGGTCTCTGGGCTTCGGCCAAATCAGCGCGATAGGCCGGGCGAAGCGGATTGAGCGAGAAGTTGTACTTGATGTCGGTGAGCAACAACTCCTGATGCTGTTGTTCGTGATGACAGCCAAGTGTCGTGCGGCGGGCGATCTCGGCGAAATCGTCCGCACGTGCTTCCGTCAGCAACCTCGCCATGGCCGCGTCCACGTGGGCGCGATAGCGATAGACATCTGCCACCGTGGGGCGGGATAACAAACCGCGCTCCGGGCGCGGATACTGCGCGCCAATCGTTTGGTAGTAGGAGTTGAAGAGATATTCAAACCGCGGATGAAAAACCGAATAAGCATGCAGAAACGGCTTTAGCAGGAAGGTTTCGAAAAACCAGGTGGTATGCGCCAGATGCCACTTCGGCGGGCTTGTATCCGGCATTGCCTGCAACCCGTAATCTTCCGTCGCGAGCGGCCTGCACAACTCTTCGGTTGTGCACCGCATCGTAGCGCGGCGCAAGCGCCTGCTGCTGCTCGGCATCCCCCGGCACCATCAGCCGGGTCTCGGCAATAGCCTCCATTGCGACCTCCGTGTTGAACTCCCTTAAATTGGAACACAGGCCGGGGGGGGAATGCCAAACTTTTCCCTTTGCGGCCCACCGGTGCTGGACGTAGCCGTCCGCTGCGGTCGCGACCTGGCGCCGTCCGCGATGGGCAATCTAGAATAGGCGCATGTCAGCGCGCCTCGAGCTCAAGATATTCTTATCCTCACCGGGGGATGTTTCCGACGAGCGCGGCTTGGCGCGCAGGGTGCTCGACAGGCTCTCGCAGGAATATAGCCTGCGTGATCGCGTCCACCTCGAGGCGGTCTCCTGGGACGATCTGGGGGCGCCGGTGCCCCTGGATGCGCATTTGACGCCGCAAGAAGCGATCAATAACCGTCGCCCAAAGCCCAGCCAATGCGAGGTCGTGGTCGTTATCTTGTGGTCCCGCATGGGCACGCCGCTGCCGCCTGAACACCGGAAGCCCGACGGCACGCCGTATGTCTCGGGCACCGAATGGGAGTTCTGCGACGCGCTGGAGGCTGCAGAGAAAACTGGGAAACCGACTGTTTTGGTTTACCGACGTTCGGAAAAACGGCAGGTAGATTTGGACGATGCCCAGTTAGAGGAGAAGCGCCGCCAATACAAAGGTGTGGAAGCCTTCTTTGCTCAATTCACGAACACCGATGGCTCTTTGCGCCAGAGCGTCAAGCCCTATGCCTCGCCGAGCGAGTTCGCGGATAAGCTCGAACGCGAGCTGCGCGAGCTCATTCAAGTCCAGCTTGACGCACTCCCCAGGGACGCACCCCCGCCCGCTAAGGGATCTTCAGCCGCCACCCGCGACCCCACGACTAAGCCTATTTGGGAAGGTAACCCTTACCTTGGTCTGAACGCCTTTCGGGAGAGGCATGCCGCAATATTCTTCGGCCGCGGCCGGGAAAGCGATGAGTTGGTCAAGCGCTTCGCCGCCGCCACGACACGCATCGTCGCGGTCATTGGCGCCTCGGGCTCGGGTAAGTCTTCGCTGGTCGGTGCCGGTCTCATTCCCCGGCTCCGCGATGGCGCCTTATCGGGAAGCGGAAATTGGGTCAGCGTGCGGTTTACCCCCGCCGAGCGGGGGAGGGATCCGTTCGTGAACCTGACCCGCAAATTAGCCGCGCAGTTGCCCAGCGCATCGGAGTCCCCGGAGGCGCTGTCGGACCGGCTCCGCACCCGTCCCGCCGAGATTAATGCACTCGCCGGCCAAGTTCTGCAGGGCAAATCCGCGAATGCCGAGCTATTGCTCTTCGCCGATCAATTCGAGGAGCTCTTCAGCGCGCGGGTCGAAGAGCGACATCGAGAGCCCTTCATCGAGCTCATTGATGCCATAGCCTCCTCGCCGCGCATTCGGGTCGTGCTGACCCTGCGCGCCGACTACTACGAACACTGCACACGCGACCCACGGCTGGCTGCTTTGCTACGCGACGGGAGTTTCCCGCTCGCGGCACCGACCCCTCTCGCACTCGCCGAGATGATTGAACGCCCGGCGCGGGTCGCCGGCCTAGATCCGGAGCCGGGCTTGGCAGGTGCCATTTTGAAGGACGCGGGCACCGAGCCCGGGGCGCTGGCGCTGGTCGAGTTCGCCTTGGAGGAGCTTTACGAACGCAGTGGCGGTAAACAACTGACCGTGGCCGCCTATCGCATGTTGGGCGCTAAGAACGGTGACGGCGGGAAAGTGGGCGGCATTGGGGGTGTCATCGAGGGCCAGGCCGAAAAGGCCGTGCAGGATGCGGCCGGGAACGTGGACGAGGCAGCGCTCGCCAAAATCTTTCGCCAACTCGCGGACGTGGATGAGAAAGGCGGCACGGTGCGCACGCGCGCACGGCTCGACGCCTTTGCGGACCGAGAGCAAGCGCTGCTGAACCGGCTGGTGGACGGACGCTTGCTGGTCACCAACAAGGATGACGCCAACGTGTCATGGGTAGAGGTAGCCCACGAAGCCGTGCTGCGGCATTGGCGGCGCTTTAGCCACTGGCTGGAAGACAACCGCGCGTTTCTTCTCTGGCGCAAGCGCTTGACGGTGATGCGCGGAAGCCGAACGCTTTTGCAGGGGGAAGCCCTAGCGGAAGCGCTCGGCCAGATCAAACAGCACGCCCAGCACCTGGACAGCGACGACCTCGGCTTTATCGAGAACAGTCGGCGCTCCGCTCGCAATCGGCGTTGGGGCGGGCAAGTGGCCGTTGCGCTCGTGCTGGTGGTCGCGACCGGTGCTGCCGTCTGGTGGTATCAAGAGGAGCAGCGCCGCCGGCCTATTCTGCATGAGGAAGACTGGGTGGTTATCCCCTCCGGTAAATTTCAGATGGGATCGTCTGACGCGAACATAGAGGCGAAAGAGGCCGGCGTAGCCGAAAGGCCGCAGGACACGGTGAGCATCGCCAAACCCTTTAAGCTGAGTCGCTATGAAGTCACATTCGAGGAGTATGACCGTTTTGCTTATGCGACCGATCGCCGCCCGCCCAGTGACGCGGGTTTCGGTGCCGGATTCACTGACGCGGAACGCGCGCGGCTACCGGTGATCAACGTTTCCTGGGAAGACGCTACGGCCTACGCAGGGTGGTTATCTGAAAAGACCGGTACACGGTTCCGGTTACCGACCGAGGCCGAGTGGGAGTATGCGGCGCGAGCGGGCACAACCGAGCGGCGTTACTGGGGCGAGGATCCCGCACAAGCCTGTGTCTACGCCAATGTTTTCGACCGCAAGCACGGGACCGAGCTGCAGCGACGATTCGGTGTGAGCTGGGAATCCCATGCTTGCGATGATGATTATGCCACGCTGGCCCCGGTAGGACGGTTCAAGCCAAATAGGTTTGGGCTTTATGACATGTTGGGCAATGTGTATGAATGGGTACAGGACTGCAATCGGGATAGCCACGCAGGCGCGTCCTTGGATGGTGGCGCTTGGGAAGAAGGTTTCTGTGCCCTGCGCGTGATCCGCGGCGGTTCCTGGGCCGACCCACCGAAAATCGTTCGTTCGGCCACCCGTAGCGGGGGCCCGCCGGATCACCGGTCCGACACCGTGGGATTTCGTCTGGCCCACGACCTGGATTAGCCCTTTGCTCTTTTTGCTTTTACCCTTGCGGTTTATAGCGCGGCCCGGGAGGGTCGCGCCGGCGGCGTTTAAAAAGCAACCCAGAATGCAAGACTCGACACCAGGCCGTACCAG from Pseudomonadota bacterium encodes:
- a CDS encoding DinB family protein, yielding MPDTSPPKWHLAHTTWFFETFLLKPFLHAYSVFHPRFEYLFNSYYQTIGAQYPRPERGLLSRPTVADVYRYRAHVDAAMARLLTEARADDFAEIARRTTLGCHHEQQHQELLLTDIKYNFSLNPLRPAYRADLAEAQRPRPVPFNWIYYQVGMHAIGHAGADFAFDNELPRHSV
- a CDS encoding SUMF1/EgtB/PvdO family nonheme iron enzyme, whose product is MSARLELKIFLSSPGDVSDERGLARRVLDRLSQEYSLRDRVHLEAVSWDDLGAPVPLDAHLTPQEAINNRRPKPSQCEVVVVILWSRMGTPLPPEHRKPDGTPYVSGTEWEFCDALEAAEKTGKPTVLVYRRSEKRQVDLDDAQLEEKRRQYKGVEAFFAQFTNTDGSLRQSVKPYASPSEFADKLERELRELIQVQLDALPRDAPPPAKGSSAATRDPTTKPIWEGNPYLGLNAFRERHAAIFFGRGRESDELVKRFAAATTRIVAVIGASGSGKSSLVGAGLIPRLRDGALSGSGNWVSVRFTPAERGRDPFVNLTRKLAAQLPSASESPEALSDRLRTRPAEINALAGQVLQGKSANAELLLFADQFEELFSARVEERHREPFIELIDAIASSPRIRVVLTLRADYYEHCTRDPRLAALLRDGSFPLAAPTPLALAEMIERPARVAGLDPEPGLAGAILKDAGTEPGALALVEFALEELYERSGGKQLTVAAYRMLGAKNGDGGKVGGIGGVIEGQAEKAVQDAAGNVDEAALAKIFRQLADVDEKGGTVRTRARLDAFADREQALLNRLVDGRLLVTNKDDANVSWVEVAHEAVLRHWRRFSHWLEDNRAFLLWRKRLTVMRGSRTLLQGEALAEALGQIKQHAQHLDSDDLGFIENSRRSARNRRWGGQVAVALVLVVATGAAVWWYQEEQRRRPILHEEDWVVIPSGKFQMGSSDANIEAKEAGVAERPQDTVSIAKPFKLSRYEVTFEEYDRFAYATDRRPPSDAGFGAGFTDAERARLPVINVSWEDATAYAGWLSEKTGTRFRLPTEAEWEYAARAGTTERRYWGEDPAQACVYANVFDRKHGTELQRRFGVSWESHACDDDYATLAPVGRFKPNRFGLYDMLGNVYEWVQDCNRDSHAGASLDGGAWEEGFCALRVIRGGSWADPPKIVRSATRSGGPPDHRSDTVGFRLAHDLD